One window from the genome of Engraulis encrasicolus isolate BLACKSEA-1 chromosome 16, IST_EnEncr_1.0, whole genome shotgun sequence encodes:
- the patl1 gene encoding protein PAT1 homolog 1, translating to MFRFQSLDEDCTLEEEEEGLGEEEDDIDQFNDDTFGAGAVDDDWQEEHARLAELDELVRDDLAGGDASSAALPPPPGSVPLPSSLPSRPPASTLPPPGLEERGGGDLAQSLTRLLLGSDPAIAGVGAAEPDRSCFPPMPHGQGPPPCGLSSAAAHSLLSYQRHQHLLHRGPPPMPQMNSHSIWESNMGFGPVSVSPGLVTHMEDSPLMSIMKEVGLPNRPHPMRGEDGLDLSERVPPPRSSSPVIGSPPVRAVPIGTPPKQPMSHALNQQIHCPTAVHVRAPIQHRYPPPFPERLSPNTLLNIANAPMCRPPFPPGVGPVLSQIQRAQLLNSQVGPFPHGGPPPPMLPGGGGFRPFFSQPPPRVGPHAAPPPNHNPIRHNTTHLHPQHRRMLTQRMQSRGDRGGRVGDRRSRDPYSNLMSQKEKEWVARIQMMQLQSTDPYLDDYYYQNYYEKMEKRLERDKDTSRKEPTTKLITPQVAKLEQTYRPVQFAGSLGKLTVSSVNNPRKMIDAVVTTRTDDEEKREKQVWNKRRQILYIVEKMYSLLLEVQDFEKKFLQTAEEQREALLEQHKTHTLQLYNSLKEKEWDDRVSDEQCLMIMSVRKGKRLISRLLPFLPPPQAAAVLMGIARNLPALAKKDKQDQVLCWLVEPVAVVIQAMSSSALTDLLQELQGSEGQLPRVLQNKFGVTLLYLILSEGERMQSSDPNCQLMDDNRWTELVFSVTRELLKVPSSSLSPPLFTPPNLLSLFSRYVDRQRLELLQEKLQITALSR from the exons ATGTTCCGATTTCAG TCATTGGATGAAGACTGTactctggaggaggaagaggaagggttgggtgaggaggaagatgacatCGACCAGTTCAATGACGACACCTTTGGAGCTGGTGCAGTCG ATGATGACTGGCAGGAGGAACATGCGCGCTTGGCAGAGCTAGACGAGCTGGTGCGGGATGACCTGGCTGGTGGCGATGCGTCCAGCGCCGCTCTTCCGCCGCCTCCGGGGAGTGTTCCCCTCCCGTCCTCCTTGCCCTCCCGTCCCCCCGCGTCTACGCTGCCTCCTCCAGGCCTGGAAGAGCGGGGAGGTGGTGATCTTGCCCAGTCTCTGACTCGTCTGCTCTTGGGGTCGGACCCAGCCATCGCTGGAGTGGGTGCCGCAGAGCCAGACCGCTCATGTTTCCCGCCGATGCCTCACGGCCAGGGCCCACCTCCCTGTGGCCTCTCGAGCGCTGCTGCCCATTCCCTGCTGAGCTACCAACGGCATCAGCATCTCCTGCACAGAGGGCCGCCGCCCATGCCACAG ATGAACTCGCACAGTATATGGGAGAGCAACATGGGCTTTGGACCTGTCAGTGTTTCCCCTGGATTGGTCACTCACATGGAG GACAGCCCCCTGATGTCTATCATGAAGGAGGTGGGGCTGCCGAACAGGCCCCATCCAATGCGGGGCGAGGATGGCCTGGACCTGTCCGAGAGGGTGCCGCCACCCCGTTCGTCTTCGCCAGTCATTGGTAGCCCTCCAGTCAGAGCAGTGCCCATCGGAACCCCACCCAAACAACCAATGAGCCATGCCCTCAACCAGCAG ATCCATTGTCCCACTGCGGTTCATGTACGAGCCCCTATCCAGCACCGTTACCCTCCTCCCTTCCCCGAGCGCCTCTCTCCTAATACCCTTCTCAACATCGCT AACGCTCCCATGTGTCGGCCTCCGTTTCCTCCCGGGGTCGGCCCTGTTCTCTCCCAGATCCAGCGGGCCCAGCTCCTCAACTCTCAG GTGGGGCCTTTTCCTCACGGCGGCCCTCCTCCCCCCATGTTGCCAGGTGGTGGGGGCTTCAGGCCGTTCTTCAGCCAGCCCCCTCCCCGCGTGGGACCGCACGCTGCTCCCCCCCCTAACCACAATCCCATCcggcacaacaccacacacctcCACCCTCAGCACCGCAGGATGCTCACACAGAGGATGCAGAGCAGGGG tgaccGAGGTGGTAGAGTGGGGGATCGGCGCAGCAGGGATCCATATAGTAATCTGATGAGCCAGAAGGAGAAGGAGTGGGTAGCACGTATCCAGATGATGCAGCTCCAGAGCACTGACCCTTACCTGGATGACTACTACTATCAG AACTATTATGAGAAGATGGAGAAGCGTCTGGAGAGGGACAAGGACACCAGCCGGAAGGAGCCCACCACCAAACTCATCACCCCTCAGGTGGCAAAACTGGAGCAGACGTATCGCCCAG TTCAGTTTGCTGGCTCTCTGGGAAAGCTTACCGTTTCAAGTGTGAATAATCCCAGGAAGATGATCGACGCCGTTGTCACCACTCGCACTGATGATGAG gaaaagagggaaaagCAGGTGTGGAATAAGAGACGTCAGATTCTCTACATTGTGGAAAAG ATGTACAGTTTGTTGCTGGAGGTGCAAGACTTTGAGAAGAAGTTCCTGCAGACGGCGGAGGAGCAGCGGGAGGCCCTGCTGGAGCAGCACAAGACCCACACGCTGCAGCTCTACAACTCCCTCAAGGAGAAGGAGTGGGACGACAG AGTCAGTGATGAACAGTGCCTGATGATCATGTCGGTGAGGAAGGGCAAGCGCCTCATCTCCCGGCTGCTCCCCTTCCTGCCCCCTCCACAAGCTGCTGCTGTCCTCATGGGCATCGCCCGGAATCTGCCCGCCCTGGCAAAGAAAGACAAGCAGGACCAG GTCCTGTGCTGGTTGGTTGAACCCGTTGCTGTGGTGATCCAGGCCATGTCCAGCTCTGCCCTTACAGACCTCCTACAGGAGTTACAGGGCAGTGAGGGCCAGCTTCCCAGAGTACTGCAAAACAAG TTTGGTGTGACGTTGCTTTACCTAATtttgagtgagggggagagaatgCAGAGCTCGGATCCCAACTGTCAGCTAATGGATGATAATCGAtg GACAGAGTTGGTGTTTTCTGTGACCCGAGAGCTGTTGAAGGTCCCCTCgtcatcactctctcctcctctcttcacaccTCCCAACCTCCTCTCCCTGTTCTCTCGCTATGTAGACCGCCAGAGACTGGAGCTCTTACAGGAGAAATTACA